One Candidatus Berkiella cookevillensis DNA window includes the following coding sequences:
- a CDS encoding ATP-binding cassette domain-containing protein: MLNFEKLKKIASILKPYIGFSKKNLVRTSTIFAIVISNIIEAILLVFINTSMTTLFGAIATPGITYTIFFGAIFNSLFYIGLYAATLVIKYAFCDYLIESLSRIMSKELATKWLNQQSFYGLKFVLTDHQSKKLNIGKILKDDSHEISNSAVSLAESALNSFFYFINGIYHLSIMSSQLTFTALGRNFVIPGYMALGALCYSISYNFLTGNYNQSLKNAKNSKRNQENRVLNLVAHIETNAEAIAFQENNNNEKSNIINNLQKLIDRQRITTMLSSKLNIFESIHSKLSTVFGLILSIPSVINNTLSSTKIFEVNQYFENVVKFFTWQQANIEDILALEISIDRTNEFKAIMEKWSKIKEECVLKQNYGQNLALENLYIYTPNGDTLIENLCIQIPKRKVTLISGRSGAGKSTLLRTLAGLWPFAKGNITYPASSDGLKKQTLFIPQKPCFPFHSTLYEAVIYPEKLEPTVTRINRIKNLMKQLDFSDYFLNNLNTQGQWGKILSPGQQQRLAIISAIIHKPKVLFMDEATSALDCLTKQKVERLIKKELRTTTIVYVDHNPNSVTNTKTSSFTPFYDEEINVYNAKPTSKQSASLKEDSGEKKYFSP; encoded by the coding sequence GTGTTAAATTTTGAAAAATTAAAAAAAATTGCTTCTATCTTAAAGCCTTATATTGGATTTTCTAAAAAGAATTTAGTCAGAACATCCACCATCTTCGCTATTGTCATAAGCAATATTATTGAAGCAATATTGCTTGTATTTATAAATACATCCATGACAACACTATTTGGTGCTATTGCTACTCCAGGCATTACGTATACAATATTTTTCGGCGCTATTTTCAATAGCTTATTTTACATTGGTCTCTATGCAGCCACATTAGTCATTAAATATGCTTTTTGTGATTATCTCATTGAATCTCTATCTCGCATAATGAGTAAAGAACTTGCTACAAAATGGCTCAACCAACAAAGCTTTTATGGTCTCAAATTTGTATTAACCGATCACCAATCTAAAAAACTAAATATTGGAAAAATACTCAAAGACGATAGCCATGAAATCAGTAATTCTGCAGTGTCTCTAGCAGAAAGTGCATTAAATTCATTTTTTTATTTTATAAATGGTATTTACCATCTTAGCATTATGTCATCCCAACTAACCTTCACAGCACTTGGCAGGAATTTTGTAATACCAGGTTATATGGCTTTAGGGGCATTATGCTACTCCATTTCTTATAATTTTCTGACAGGAAATTACAACCAATCTTTAAAAAATGCAAAAAATTCCAAAAGAAATCAAGAAAATCGTGTTTTAAATCTAGTTGCACATATCGAGACAAATGCAGAAGCCATTGCTTTTCAAGAAAATAATAATAATGAAAAATCTAATATTATCAATAATCTACAAAAATTAATCGATAGGCAACGAATCACAACAATGCTCTCATCAAAGCTAAACATCTTTGAAAGTATTCATTCTAAATTATCAACTGTTTTTGGGCTGATTCTGTCTATCCCAAGTGTTATTAATAATACTCTATCTTCTACAAAAATATTTGAGGTAAATCAATATTTCGAAAATGTGGTCAAATTCTTTACTTGGCAACAAGCAAATATTGAAGATATCCTTGCACTCGAAATATCTATTGATAGAACAAATGAATTTAAAGCGATCATGGAGAAATGGAGTAAAATAAAGGAAGAATGTGTCTTAAAACAGAATTATGGCCAGAACCTTGCACTAGAAAACCTATACATATATACCCCCAATGGCGATACATTAATTGAAAATCTTTGTATCCAGATCCCCAAAAGAAAAGTTACTTTAATTTCCGGTCGATCCGGAGCCGGAAAATCCACCTTACTTCGAACTTTAGCCGGTTTGTGGCCTTTTGCTAAAGGAAATATCACATACCCAGCCTCATCTGATGGATTAAAAAAACAAACCTTATTTATTCCACAAAAGCCTTGTTTTCCCTTCCATAGTACTCTATATGAAGCTGTCATTTATCCTGAGAAGCTAGAACCAACCGTAACACGAATCAATCGAATAAAAAACTTAATGAAGCAATTAGACTTTAGCGACTATTTTCTTAATAATTTAAATACACAAGGTCAATGGGGAAAAATATTAAGCCCAGGCCAACAACAACGCTTAGCCATTATTTCCGCGATTATTCATAAACCGAAAGTACTTTTCATGGATGAAGCAACTTCTGCTCTGGATTGTCTCACCAAACAAAAAGTAGAGCGTTTGATAAAAAAAGAATTACGCACAACAACAATCGTATATGTTGATCACAATCCAAATAGTGTCACCAATACAAAAACCAGTTCATTCACACCATTCTACGATGAAGAAATTAATGTGTACAACGCAAAACCAACCTCAAAACAGTCAGCCTCTTTGAAAGAAGATAGTGGGGAAAAGAAATATTTTAGTCCTTAA
- the katG gene encoding catalase/peroxidase HPI, with product MLAQAGAELNHEASAVVNQSMPRLNEFWWPQQLNLSPLRQNSAESNPMDKDFNYAEAFKSLDLNTLKKEIEALMKTSQDWWPADYGHYGPFFIRMAWHSAGTYRVADGRGGAGGGQQRFEPLNSWPDNASLDKARRLLWPIKQKYGRKISWADLMVLTGNVALESMGFKTLGFAGGREDDWEADLVYWGPETQFLTDKRHSGNRELQKPLAATEMGLIYVNPEGPNGKPDPLAAAKDIREAFGRMAMDDEETIALIIGGHTFGKAHGAANPSDCLGPEPAAADIEQQGLGWQNKCGKGNAGDTITSGLEGAWSVTPTAWSTQYLDNLFGFEWVQTKSPAGAIQWIPKEESASNLVPDAHDPSKRHAPIMFTTDLSLKFDPVYKEIAKRFHENPKELELAFAKAWFKLTHRDMGPRARYLGSEVPNEEMIWQDPVPTVDHALIDANDIAALKSTVLASGLTGPELVRTAWASASTFRGTDMRGGANGARINLEPQKTWAVNNPVELAKVLKSLEAIQKDFNAKQSTGKKISLADLIVLSGSAAIEQAAKNTGYDVQVPIMPGRTDALQAQTDISSFAVLEPTADGFRNYFAKKNTRSPAEMLIDKARSLNLTVPEMTVLVGGLRVLNANTKQSEHGVFTEQPGSLSNDFFVNLLDMSTQWTKSSTHDGVYEGRTRGIDTLKWTATPVDLIFGSNSELRAVAEVYAAADAQEKFVHDFVNAWIKVMNLDRFDLSNSKASSAS from the coding sequence ATGCTAGCGCAAGCAGGCGCAGAACTAAATCATGAAGCAAGTGCCGTTGTTAACCAAAGCATGCCACGTTTGAATGAGTTTTGGTGGCCTCAACAACTAAATCTCAGTCCTCTTCGTCAAAATTCTGCTGAATCTAATCCGATGGATAAAGATTTCAACTATGCTGAAGCCTTTAAAAGTCTAGATCTCAATACCTTAAAAAAAGAGATCGAAGCACTCATGAAGACATCACAAGACTGGTGGCCAGCAGACTATGGTCACTATGGGCCATTTTTCATTCGTATGGCTTGGCACAGTGCAGGCACCTACCGCGTAGCGGATGGTCGTGGTGGTGCTGGTGGTGGTCAACAACGATTTGAGCCACTCAATAGTTGGCCAGACAATGCAAGCCTTGATAAAGCACGACGTTTACTTTGGCCAATCAAGCAAAAATATGGCCGAAAGATTTCTTGGGCAGATCTAATGGTTCTAACAGGCAATGTGGCTCTAGAATCAATGGGCTTTAAAACGCTTGGTTTTGCGGGTGGGCGTGAAGATGATTGGGAAGCTGACTTGGTTTATTGGGGACCTGAAACGCAATTCCTTACCGATAAGCGACACAGTGGCAATAGAGAGCTACAAAAGCCACTTGCAGCGACGGAGATGGGCTTAATTTATGTAAATCCAGAAGGCCCGAATGGCAAACCAGATCCACTTGCTGCAGCCAAAGATATTCGTGAAGCTTTCGGTCGCATGGCAATGGACGATGAAGAAACGATTGCACTTATCATAGGCGGACATACCTTTGGTAAAGCACATGGCGCAGCTAATCCATCAGATTGTTTAGGCCCTGAGCCTGCAGCAGCAGATATTGAACAACAAGGTCTTGGCTGGCAAAACAAATGTGGCAAAGGTAATGCTGGCGATACCATTACCAGTGGTTTGGAAGGTGCATGGTCTGTCACACCCACTGCTTGGAGCACACAATACTTGGATAATCTTTTTGGTTTTGAATGGGTACAAACGAAAAGTCCAGCGGGTGCTATCCAATGGATTCCCAAAGAAGAATCCGCATCAAATCTCGTGCCAGATGCTCATGATCCATCAAAAAGACATGCTCCCATCATGTTCACAACAGATCTTTCTCTTAAATTCGATCCTGTCTATAAAGAAATTGCCAAACGTTTCCATGAAAATCCCAAGGAATTAGAGCTTGCTTTTGCTAAAGCTTGGTTCAAACTCACACATCGCGATATGGGGCCACGTGCACGCTACCTTGGCTCAGAAGTTCCGAATGAAGAAATGATTTGGCAAGATCCTGTCCCTACCGTTGATCATGCATTGATTGATGCCAATGATATTGCAGCACTAAAATCTACGGTTCTTGCGTCAGGCTTAACTGGGCCAGAACTTGTCAGAACTGCATGGGCATCAGCCTCTACTTTCCGTGGTACAGACATGCGGGGTGGTGCAAATGGAGCACGTATTAACCTTGAACCCCAGAAAACCTGGGCAGTCAACAATCCAGTGGAACTAGCAAAAGTACTAAAAAGCTTAGAAGCCATTCAAAAAGACTTCAATGCGAAGCAATCAACTGGAAAGAAAATATCACTTGCAGATCTTATTGTGCTTTCTGGTTCTGCTGCTATTGAACAAGCAGCAAAAAATACTGGATACGATGTACAAGTGCCAATCATGCCTGGACGTACAGATGCATTGCAGGCACAAACAGATATAAGTTCTTTTGCAGTACTTGAACCAACGGCAGATGGATTTCGTAATTACTTTGCCAAAAAGAATACTCGATCACCTGCAGAAATGCTCATTGATAAAGCAAGGTCATTAAACTTAACCGTACCTGAGATGACTGTTCTAGTTGGTGGCCTGAGAGTTTTGAATGCAAATACTAAGCAATCTGAGCATGGTGTATTCACAGAACAACCAGGGTCTTTGAGCAATGATTTTTTTGTAAATCTGCTTGATATGTCCACACAATGGACCAAGTCATCAACTCACGATGGTGTGTATGAAGGTCGCACACGTGGAATAGATACACTCAAGTGGACAGCCACTCCTGTTGATCTTATCTTTGGTTCAAACTCTGAGCTACGCGCCGTTGCAGAAGTTTATGCAGCCGCTGATGCACAAGAGAAATTTGTACATGACTTTGTTAATGCTTGGATAAAAGTTATGAATCTAGATCGATTTGATCTAAGCAATTCCAAGGCAAGCAGCGCATCTTGA
- a CDS encoding helix-turn-helix transcriptional regulator, which translates to MAKTTKRAYSRYTREAIELFAVMIREARLERKLPAQELAERAGISRGLLQRIEKGDPSCAISAVFEVAYLLGIRLFDCDEGALTSTLVKSKEKLALLPKAARKSVRVVDDDF; encoded by the coding sequence ATGGCCAAAACAACAAAGAGAGCATATTCACGCTATACACGCGAAGCCATAGAACTGTTTGCCGTGATGATCCGTGAGGCCAGATTAGAACGCAAGCTACCTGCTCAGGAGTTAGCTGAGCGTGCCGGCATATCGCGCGGACTCTTACAACGCATTGAAAAGGGTGATCCTAGCTGTGCGATAAGTGCAGTATTTGAGGTAGCTTATTTACTTGGCATCCGGTTGTTTGATTGCGATGAAGGCGCTTTAACCTCCACTTTAGTAAAGAGTAAAGAAAAACTCGCCTTGTTACCCAAGGCGGCCAGAAAATCTGTTCGCGTGGTAGATGATGACTTCTAA
- a CDS encoding type II toxin-antitoxin system HipA family toxin encodes MMTSKSYKQAYVWIWLPGLTEPVVAGKLELDRGYLRFNYGKSYLERIHNKTHPSIAIFDEELPLRRGLIEPRDGLSMPSCIRDAAPDAWGRRVIMNKILGNKSELVNDTNVDELIFLLESGSDRIGALDFQKSPSEYVPRQAKNASLEELMHSAERVEQGIPLSPELDQALFHGSSIGGARPKALIDQNNKKYIAKFSSSDDLYSVIKAEFIAMRLGSLCGLNIASVHLIKAAGKDVLLVERFDRMSSENGWQRKAIISALTLFGLDDMMARYASYEQLSEIIRRRFNNPKDTLRELYGRLVFNILCGNTDDHARNHAAFWDGATLSLTPGYDICPQGRTGGEATQAMLIKGDDRMSQIKGCIAAANQFLLSKKEAFDIYHAQRSVIEDNWQNVCDEASLSKVDRSLFWGRQFLNPYAFEDLA; translated from the coding sequence ATGATGACTTCTAAATCTTATAAACAAGCTTATGTTTGGATCTGGTTACCTGGTTTAACTGAGCCTGTTGTTGCAGGTAAGCTTGAGTTAGACCGTGGCTATTTGCGCTTTAACTATGGTAAAAGCTATTTAGAACGTATCCATAATAAAACGCATCCATCTATAGCAATCTTTGATGAAGAGCTGCCGCTTCGCCGAGGACTTATAGAGCCAAGAGATGGGCTGTCTATGCCAAGCTGTATTCGTGATGCTGCGCCTGATGCATGGGGACGCAGAGTGATAATGAATAAAATACTTGGCAATAAGAGTGAACTGGTTAACGATACAAACGTGGATGAGCTGATCTTCTTGCTGGAGTCTGGCTCAGATCGTATTGGTGCTTTGGATTTTCAAAAATCGCCGAGTGAATATGTGCCAAGGCAAGCCAAGAATGCATCGTTGGAAGAATTGATGCACTCTGCTGAGCGAGTTGAGCAAGGAATACCACTCTCACCCGAATTAGATCAGGCTTTGTTTCATGGCTCATCGATTGGTGGCGCGCGACCCAAGGCATTAATCGATCAAAATAACAAAAAATACATAGCGAAATTTTCTTCTAGCGATGATCTATATAGTGTCATTAAAGCTGAATTTATTGCAATGCGTTTAGGCTCGCTGTGTGGTTTAAATATCGCGAGTGTGCATTTGATAAAAGCTGCTGGTAAAGATGTTCTACTTGTTGAACGTTTTGACCGTATGAGTAGTGAAAATGGTTGGCAGCGCAAGGCTATCATCTCCGCTCTGACGCTGTTTGGCTTGGATGACATGATGGCGCGCTATGCAAGTTATGAACAACTCAGTGAAATCATTAGGAGACGTTTCAATAATCCCAAAGATACTTTACGCGAGCTTTACGGTCGACTTGTCTTCAATATTCTATGTGGAAATACCGATGATCATGCACGTAATCATGCTGCATTTTGGGATGGTGCAACCTTAAGTCTAACGCCAGGTTATGATATCTGTCCACAAGGCCGAACAGGAGGGGAGGCAACGCAGGCTATGCTGATTAAAGGCGATGATCGCATGAGCCAAATCAAGGGATGTATTGCCGCTGCGAATCAATTTCTATTGAGCAAAAAAGAAGCATTTGATATATATCATGCACAGCGTAGCGTGATCGAAGATAATTGGCAAAATGTTTGTGATGAAGCATCATTAAGCAAAGTTGATCGTAGTCTGTTTTGGGGCAGACAATTCCTAAATCCTTATGCTTTTGAGGATTTGGCTTGA
- a CDS encoding DnaJ domain-containing protein: MNRQEALVILGFKSSANPIESEIKKAFQKSVLKCHPDKLVYPKDATEIEKELYLKEKTQEFQEIQTARDYLLDPSKQNKENEKDNTETVYPMRRPSHIYSDMWGCQFGNKNSKYGIAFSFYQKSKTGEKILNNHDNGDYFFNSFDELIHFEWMLKWTNCFKIMLASDNFIPEGGQKIVDAIKYNPHIFEVKIHGNVLTKNEKEKLDKILYKRNYPEVIKENFNKILKDMTLRFSITGLLLGCCFLYSSITIGIPCAIFGYFLGNRIAKWQHNQLIKASECFELEDERSKKISHAECESIKAGIAAKNWSGYFKSYTNYYTFTQRKSFLAGMAFSLSNDTKIVSKINKMLKKP, translated from the coding sequence ATGAATAGACAAGAAGCTTTAGTAATACTTGGTTTTAAATCAAGCGCCAATCCTATAGAGTCCGAAATAAAAAAGGCTTTTCAAAAATCTGTCCTCAAATGTCATCCAGATAAACTAGTCTATCCCAAAGATGCCACTGAAATTGAAAAAGAATTATATCTCAAAGAGAAAACACAAGAGTTCCAAGAAATTCAAACAGCACGAGATTATTTGCTCGATCCAAGCAAGCAAAACAAAGAGAATGAAAAAGATAATACTGAAACAGTATACCCAATGAGACGTCCTAGCCACATATATAGTGATATGTGGGGCTGCCAATTTGGAAATAAAAACAGCAAATATGGTATAGCTTTCTCTTTTTATCAAAAATCAAAAACAGGTGAGAAAATTTTAAACAACCACGATAATGGCGACTATTTTTTTAATTCTTTTGACGAGCTTATACACTTTGAATGGATGCTCAAATGGACCAATTGTTTCAAAATTATGCTAGCAAGTGACAATTTTATACCTGAAGGAGGACAAAAAATTGTTGATGCGATTAAATACAACCCTCATATCTTTGAAGTCAAAATTCATGGTAACGTCCTCACAAAAAATGAGAAAGAAAAACTAGATAAAATATTATATAAGCGAAATTACCCAGAGGTCATTAAAGAAAATTTCAATAAAATACTTAAAGATATGACATTACGCTTTTCTATCACAGGCCTACTTTTGGGATGCTGCTTTCTCTACTCATCTATCACCATAGGTATTCCTTGTGCTATCTTTGGATATTTTTTGGGCAATAGAATTGCTAAATGGCAACACAATCAACTAATAAAGGCCAGTGAATGCTTTGAGCTTGAAGATGAGCGGTCAAAAAAAATTTCCCACGCTGAATGTGAATCAATAAAAGCAGGTATCGCAGCCAAAAATTGGAGCGGATATTTCAAAAGCTATACAAATTATTATACTTTCACGCAACGAAAATCATTTTTAGCGGGTATGGCATTTTCCCTCAGCAACGACACTAAAATAGTGTCTAAAATCAATAAGATGTTAAAAAAGCCATAG